The DNA window AATGATCCTGAATTTGCTGATTTGCATAGTAAACTTAAAAAGCTTGATTTTAACCAAATAGTCACAGGTACGTTGGACAGCATCTCTGAAGAAGTTTTAAGGAATCATCGAGCTCCAGGCTCACCTCCACCAGTGGTGATCGACGAGTTTGTTTCAAATGCATTGATGATGAGGGCAGGTTTATTTAAGGATGAAAAACATCACAACGAAGATCTTAGAAATTTCCTGATAAAAATCAGAGGAGGCTCTTCCTTTGGTTTAAACACCAATGAGATGTGCAGATGTTTATTAGAAATTAAGGATCGGGTGTACTATGATCAGGTTTTTTGGGATGAATTTTCAAAAGACGAAGATCCAGGCGTTAAAGTAGCCTATGCAGTTATTAATGATTATCTAACAGAATTGGATGAAAAATTGCTATACGATTTTTCATTAATTGAAGCTGATTTTCTTGATAAGTTAAGGGATAATAAATTGGAAAGTTTTCTAAAGGATATCAAATTAGTTTTGGTTGATGAGTATCAAGATACAAACCTTTTACAAGAACAGATCTACTTTGAAATTGGAAAGGCCGCCTTAAAAAATGGTGGAAACTTGACTGTTGTGGGTGACGATGATCAGTCCCTCTACAGATTCAGGGGAGCAACGGTTGATCTCTTCACCAACTTTAAAACCAGGATATTTAAAGAACTAAAAATTGATCCTGAATTGATCTACCTCTCTAAGAACTATCGTTCAACTTGTAACATCGTAGATTTTTGTAACGAATTTTCTGTTTTAGATGGGGCCTTTCAACCAGCAAGGGTTAAGGGAAAACCACCAATTGAACCTGCAAGAAAAGCTAGCACAGAATTTCCAGTATTAGGCATGTTTAGAAGTGATGTAGAAACTTTATCAAAGGATCTAACAAAGTTTGTAAAAGAAATAATTCATGGAGACGGATTCAAGTTTGAACATTGTGGAAAAGAGTATGTTATAAAAGTAGATCCAATGGAAGGATCTCCCACAGATATTGCTGTTTTAATGAGTTCTCCATTAGAAATTAATTCATTTAAGAAGAAACGTTTGGCCCATTATTTAAGGGAAGATTTGGAGAATGCTAATCATCCATTATCTGTTTTTAATCCAAGGGGCCAAAATCTAGAAAGAACTTGGGAAGCAAGTGTTTTGTGTGGTTTGTTATTGAAATGTGTTGATCCATGTTCAACCATTCAAGCATCTATTGAAAAACTTCCAAAAACTGCTCAAAGAAGATTTGAATCTTGGAGAAAAACCGCCACGGAGTACATTGAAACAGATCCTGCTCCCAAAGATCATCTTGGGCTTAAAGATTTTGTTACAGCTTGGCAAAATCGTCAACCTTTGGGCAAGAAAAAATGGTCCAAAGATGTTGCACTATTGGACTTGGCCTATAAACTTGTTACATGGATACCTAGCATGCAAAATGATGTTGAAGGTCTGGTTTACCTTGAAGCAGTGACTCGAACCATTTCACAGATTGGAATTTTCAGTAGTTTCGGGGGAAACATTGTTTTTGATAAAAAATTCCATGATTTGGAGTACAATTCAATTAAAGAAGCTTATTGGAATATTTTTGTTCCAATTGCCACTGGTGCAATCGAAGTTGAAGAGAGTTTGCTTGACACACTTCCAGATAACAGGATCAACATCATGTCCATACACCAATCTAAGGGATTGGAATTTCCATTGGTAATTGTTGATGTTGGTTCAGATTTTAAGATGGATCATCATAAAAATGCATTTAAACGTTTTCCAAATGAAGGTGGAAAAACATGTGACTTGGAAGATCTGATCCGTAAATGTTCCCCTCTAGACATTCCAGATAGATCAGGTAAGGATCGTGCATTTGATGATCTGATCAGACATTACTTCGTCGCATTTAGCAGAGCACAGGACGTTTTATTACTAATTGGTTTAGATACCCTTGAAAATGGTTATAAAACTAAGAATAAACTTAATGATCTTCCAAACATTGGGACAGGCTGGTCCCGGGATGGTAAATGGC is part of the Methanobacterium lacus genome and encodes:
- a CDS encoding DEAD/DEAH box helicase encodes the protein MFEQLVVKNLNRDIRLIVNPDQNKAISAPTDQSQFIVAGPGSGKTTVMVLKILKFIYVDDVNPGNILATTFTRKAAAELRSRILSWGDILKQQLLNDPEFADLHSKLKKLDFNQIVTGTLDSISEEVLRNHRAPGSPPPVVIDEFVSNALMMRAGLFKDEKHHNEDLRNFLIKIRGGSSFGLNTNEMCRCLLEIKDRVYYDQVFWDEFSKDEDPGVKVAYAVINDYLTELDEKLLYDFSLIEADFLDKLRDNKLESFLKDIKLVLVDEYQDTNLLQEQIYFEIGKAALKNGGNLTVVGDDDQSLYRFRGATVDLFTNFKTRIFKELKIDPELIYLSKNYRSTCNIVDFCNEFSVLDGAFQPARVKGKPPIEPARKASTEFPVLGMFRSDVETLSKDLTKFVKEIIHGDGFKFEHCGKEYVIKVDPMEGSPTDIAVLMSSPLEINSFKKKRLAHYLREDLENANHPLSVFNPRGQNLERTWEASVLCGLLLKCVDPCSTIQASIEKLPKTAQRRFESWRKTATEYIETDPAPKDHLGLKDFVTAWQNRQPLGKKKWSKDVALLDLAYKLVTWIPSMQNDVEGLVYLEAVTRTISQIGIFSSFGGNIVFDKKFHDLEYNSIKEAYWNIFVPIATGAIEVEESLLDTLPDNRINIMSIHQSKGLEFPLVIVDVGSDFKMDHHKNAFKRFPNEGGKTCDLEDLIRKCSPLDIPDRSGKDRAFDDLIRHYFVAFSRAQDVLLLIGLDTLENGYKTKNKLNDLPNIGTGWSRDGKWHWRGLNNIIKI